A single Orcinus orca chromosome 2, mOrcOrc1.1, whole genome shotgun sequence DNA region contains:
- the FURIN gene encoding furin has translation MELRPWLLWVVAAAGALVLLAADARGQKVFTNTWAVRIPGGPAVADSVARKHGFLNLGQIFGDYYHFWHRAVTKRSLSPHRPRHSRLQREPQVQWLEQQVAKRRTKRDVYQEPTDPKFPQQWYLSGVTQRDLNVKEAWAQGYTGRGIVVSILDDGIEKNHPDLAGNYDPGASFDVNDQDPDPQPRYTQMNDNRHGTRCAGEVAAVANNGVCGVGVAYNARIGGVRMLDGEVTDAVEARSLGLNPNHIHIYSASWGPEDDGKTVDGPARLAEEAFFRGVSQGRGGLGSIFVWASGNGGREHDSCNCDGYTNSIYTLSISSATQSGNVPWYSEACSSTLATTYSSGNQNEKQIVTTDLRQKCTESHTGTSASAPLAAGIIALTLEANKNLTWRDMQHLVVQTSKPAHLNANDWATNGVGRKVSHSYGYGLLDAGAMVALAQNWTTVTPQRKCIIDILTEPKDIGKRLEVRKTVTACVGEPSHITRLEHTQARLTLSYNRRGDLAIHLVSPMGTRSTLLAARPHDYSADGFNDWAFMTTHSWDEDPSGEWVLEIENTSEANNYGTLTKFTLVLYGTVPEGLPTPPESIGCKTLTSSQACVVCEEGFSLHQKSCVQRCPPGFTPQVLDTHYSTENNVEIIRASVCAPCHASCATCQGPAPTDCLSCPSHASLDPVEQTCSRQSQSSRESPQPQQPPPAEVEAEPRLREGLLPSHLPEVVAGLSCAFIVLVFVTVFLVLQLRSGFSFRGVKVYTMDRGLISYKGLPPEAWQEECPSDSEEDEGRGERTAFIKDQSAL, from the exons ATCTTCGGCGACTATTACCACTTCTGGCATCGAGCGGTGACAAAGCGGTCCCTGTCACCTCACCGCCCGCGGCACAGCCGGCTGCAGCGGGAACCTCAA GTACAGTGGCTGGAGCAGCAGGTGGCAAAGCGACGGACCAAACGGGACGTGTACCAGGAGCCCACGGACCCCAAGTTTCCCCAGCAGTGGTACCTG TCTGGTGTCACCCAGCGGGACCTGAACGTGAAGGAGGCCTGGGCCCAGGGCTACACGGGGCGTGGCATCGTGGTCTCCATTCTGGACGATGGCATCGAGAAGAACCACCCGGACTTGGCAGGCAATTAT GATCCTGGGGCCAGCTTCGATGTCAATGACCAGGACCCTGACCCCCAGCCTCGGTACACGCAGATGAATGACAACAG GCATGGCACACGGTGTGCAGGCGAGGTGGCTGCAGTGGCCAACAACGGTGTCTGTGGCGTAGGCGTGGCCTACAATGCCCGTATTGGAG GGGTGCGCATGCTGGACGGTGAAGTGACAGATGCGGTAGAGGCACGCTCGCTGGGCCTGAATCCCAACCACATCCACATCTACAGCGCCAGTTGGGGCCCCGAGGACGACGGCAAGACCGTGGATGGGCCAGCCCGCCTTGCTGAGGAGGCCTTCTTCCGGGGGGTCAGCCAG GGCCGCGGGGGGCTGGGCTCCATCTTTGTCTGGGCCTCTGGGAACGGGGGCCGGGAACATGACAGCTGCAACTGCGACGGCTACACCAACAGCATCTACACGCTGTCCATCAGCAGCGCCACGCAGTCCGGCAACGTGCCCTGGTACAGTGAGGCCTGCTCGTCCACGCTGGCCACAACCTACAGCAGTGGAAACCAGAACGAGAAGCAGATC GTGACCACTGATCTGCGGCAGAAGTGTACGGAGTCTCACACAGGCACCTCTGCCTCTGCCCCCTTGGCAGCGGGCATCATCGCACTCACCCTGGAGGCCAA TAAGAACCTCACCTGGCGGGACATGCAGCACCTGGTGGTACAGACCTCAAAGCCAGCCCACCTCAATGCTAACGACTGGGCCACCAATGGTGTGGGCCGCAAAG TGAGCCATTCGTATGGCTACGGGTTACTGGACGCAGGTGCCATGGTGGCTCTGGCCCAGAACTGGACGACGGTGACCCCTCAGCGGAAGTGCATCATCGACATCCTCACTGAGCCCAA GGACATCGGGAAGCGTCTGGAGGTGCGGAAGACTGTGACCGCCTGCGTGGGGGAGCCCAGCCACATCACGCGGCTGGAACACACTCAGGCGCGGCTCACCCTGTCCTACAACCGCCGCGGTGACCTGGCCATCCACCTGGTCAGCCCCATGGGCACCCGCTCCACCCTGCTGGCCGCCAG GCCGCACGACTACTCTGCAGACGGGTTTAACGACTGGGCCTTCATGACGACCCATTCCTGGGACGAGGACCCCTCTGGCGAGTGGGTCCTGGAGATAGAAAACACCAGTGAAGCAAATAACTATG GGACACTGACCAAGTTCACCCTCGTGCTGTACGGCACGGTCCCCGAGGGGCTGCCCACACCTCCTGAGAGCATCGGCTGCAAGACCCTCACGTCCAGCCAGGCCTGTGTGG TGTGCGAGGAAGGCTTCTCCCTGCACCAGAAGAGCTGTGTCCAGCGCTGCCCTCCAGGCTTCACTCCCCAAGTCCTCGACACGCACTACAGCACCGAGAACAACGTGGAGATCATCCGGGCCAGCGTCTGTGCCCCCTGCCACGCCTCGTGTGCCACATGCCAGGGGCCAGCCCCCACAGACTGCCTCAGCTGCCCCAGCCACGCCTCCCTGGACCCTGTGGAGCAGACGTGCTCCCGGCAAAGCCAGAGCAGCCGTGAGTCGCCACAGCCGCAGCAGCCGCCGCCCGCGGAGGTGGAGGCAGAGCCGCGGCTGCGGGAGGGGCTGCTGCCCTCACACCTGCCCGAGGTGGTGGCCGGCCTCAGCTGCGCCTTCATCGTGCTGGTCTTCGTCACTGTCTTCCTGGTCCTGCAGCTGCGCTCGGGCTTCAGCTTCCGAGGGGTGAAGGTGTACACCATGGACCGTGGCCTCATCTCCTACAAGGGGCTGCCCCCCGAAGCCTGGCAGGAGGAGTGCCCGTCCGACTCAGAAGAGGACGAGGGCCGGGGCGAGAGGACCGCCTTTATTAAAGACCAGAGCGCCCTTTGA
- the FES gene encoding tyrosine-protein kinase Fes/Fps isoform X3, translating into MGFSSELCSPQGHGAVQQMQEAELRLLEGMRKWMAQRVKSDREYAGLLHHMSLQDSGGQSRGISPQSPISQTWAEITSQTEGLSRLLRQHAEDLNSGPLSKLSLLIRERQQLRKTYNEQWQQLQQELTKTHSQDIEKLKSQYRALARDSAQARRKYQEASKDKDRDKAKDKYVRSLWKLFAHHNRYVLGVRAAQLHHQHHHRLMLPGLLQSLQDLHQEMACILSTPDVPPCVTFDESLLEEAELLEPGELQLNELTVESVQHTLTSVTEELAVATETVLSRQEVVTQLQHELWTEEQTTHPRERVQLLGKKQVLQEALQGLQVALCSQAKLQAQQELLQAKLEQLGPGEPLPVLLLQDDRHSTSSSEQEREGGRTPTLEILKSHISGIFRPKFSLPPPLQLVPEVQKPLHEQLWYHGAIPRAEVAELLTHSGDFVVRESQGKQEYVLSVLWDGQPRHFIIQCADNLYRLEGDGFPSIPLLVDHLLRSQQPLTKKSGIILNRAVPKDKWALSHEDLVLGEQIGRGNFGEVFSGRLRADNTLVAVKSCRETLPPDLKAKFLQEARILKQYSHPNIVRLIGVCTQKQPIYIVMELVQGGDFLTFLRTEGARLRVKTLLQMVGDAAAGMEYLESKCCIHRDLAARNCLVTEKNVLKISDFGMSREEADGIYAASGGLRQVPVKWTAPEALNYGRYSSESDVWSFGILLWETFSLGASPYPNLSNQQTREFVEKGGRLPCPELCPDAVFRLMEQCWASEPGQRPSFSTIYQELQSIRKRHR; encoded by the exons ATGGGCTTCTCTTCGGAGCTGTGCAGTCCCCAGGGCCACGGGGCAGTGCAGCAGATGCAGGAGGCCGAGCTTCGGCTGCTGGAGGGCATGAGGAAGTGGATGGCCCAGCGGGTCAAGAGTGACAGAGAATATGCTGGGCTGCTGCACCACATGTCACTGCAGGACAGCGGGGGCCAGAGCCGGGGCATCAGCCCCCAGAGCCCCATCAGTCAG ACCTGGGCAGAGATCACCAGCCAGACGGAGGGCCTGAGCCGGTTGCTGAGGCAGCACGCAGAAGATCTGAACTCAGGGCCGCTGAGCAAGCTGAGCCTGTTGATCCGGGAGCGGCAGCAGCTGCGCAAGACTTACAACGAGCAGTGGCAGCAGCTCCAGCAGGAGCTCACCAAG ACCCACAGCCAGGACATTGAGAAGCTGAAGAGCCAGTACCGAGCCCTGGCACGGGACAGTGCCCAGGCCCGACGCAAGTACCAGGAGGCCAGCAAAG ACAAAGACCGTGACAAAGCCAAGGACAAGTACGTGCGCAGCTTGTGGAAGCTCTTCGCTCACCACAACCGCTATGTGCTGGGCGTGCGGGCCGCACAGCtacaccaccagcaccaccaccggCTCATGCTGCCTGGCCTGCTCCAGTCCCTGCAGGACCTGCACCAGGAGATGGCATGCATCTT GTCCACACCTGACGTCCCACCCTGTGTCACCTTTGATGAGTCGCTGCTTGAGGAGGCTGAACTGCTGGAGCCCGGGGAGCTGCAGCTGAACGAGCTGACTGTGGAAAGCGTGCAGCACAC GCTGACCTCAGTGACAGAAGAACTGGCCGTGGCCACTGAGACAGTGCTCAGCCGGCAGGAGGTGGTCACTCAGCTGCAGCACGAGCTCTGGACTGAGGAGCAGACCACCCACCCCCGGGAGCG GGTGCAGCTGCTGGGCAAGAAGCAGGTGCTGCAGGAGGCACTGCAGGGGCTGCAGGTAGCGCTGTGCAGCCAGGCCAAGCTGCAGGCCCAGCAGGAGCTGCTGCAGGCCAagctggagcagctgggccccggtGAGCCCCTGCCCGTGCTGCTGCTGCAGGACGACCGCCACTCCACCTCGTCCTCG GAGCAGGAGCGAGAAGGGGGAAGGACACCCACCCTGGAGATCCTTAAGAGCCACATCTCAGGAATCTTCCGCCCCAAGTTCTCG CTCCCCCCACCGCTGCAGCTCGTTCCAGAGGTGCAGAAGCCCCTGCATGAGCAGCTGTGGTACCATGGAGCCATCCCGCGGGCAGAGGTGGCTGAGCTGCTGACACATTCTGGGGACTTCGTGGTCCGGGAGAGCCAGGGCAAGCAGGAGTACGTGCTGTCTGTGCTGTGGGACGGCCAGCCTCGACACTTCATCATCCAGTGTGCTGAT AACCTCTACCGACTGGAAGGAGATGGCTTTCCCAGCATCCCCTTGCTCGTAGACCACCTGTTGCGCTCCCAGCAGCCCCTCACCAAGAAGAGCGGTATCATCCTGAACAGGGCTGTGCCCAAG gaCAAGTGGGCACTAAGCCACGAGGACCTGGTGTTGGGTGAGCAGATTGGGCGG GGGAACTTTGGCGAAGTATTCAGCGGACGCCTGAGAGCAGACAACACCCTGGTGGCCGTGAAATCTTGCCGCGAGACGCTCCCACCCGACCTCAAGGCCAAGTTTCTGCAGGAAGCGAG gatTCTGAAGCAGTACAGCCACCCCAACATCGTGCGTCTCATCGGCGTCTGCACCCAGAAGCAGCCCATCTACATCGTCATGGAGCTTGTGCAGG GGGGCGACTTCCTGACCTTCCTCCGGACAGAGGGAGCCCGCCTGAGGGTGAAGACTCTGCTGCAGATGGTAGGGGACGCGGCTGCGGGCATGGAGTATCTGGAGAGCAAGTGCTGCATCCACCG GGACCTGGCCGCTCGGAACTGCCTAGTGACAGAGAAGAATGTCCTGAAGATCAGTGACTTTGGGATGTCCCGGGAGGAAGCCGACGGGATCTACGCAGCCTCGGGGGGTCTCAGACAAGTTCCCGTGAAGTGGACCGCACCGGAGGCCCTGAACTACG GCCGCTACTCCTCTGAGAGCGACGTGTGGAGCTTTGGCATCTTGCTCTGGGAGACTTTCAGCCTGGGGGCCTCCCCCTACCCCAACCTCAGCAATCAGCAGACTCGGGAGTTTGTGGAAAAGG GGGGCCGCCTGCCTTGCCCCGAACTGTGCCCCGATGCTGTGTTCAGACTCATGGAGCAGTGCTGGGCCTCCGAGCCCGGGCAGCGACCCAGCTTCAGCACCATCTACCAGGAGCTGCAGAGCATCCGAAAGCGGCATCGGTGA
- the FES gene encoding tyrosine-protein kinase Fes/Fps isoform X1, translated as MGFSSELCSPQGHGAVQQMQEAELRLLEGMRKWMAQRVKSDREYAGLLHHMSLQDSGGQSRGISPQSPISQTWAEITSQTEGLSRLLRQHAEDLNSGPLSKLSLLIRERQQLRKTYNEQWQQLQQELTKTHSQDIEKLKSQYRALARDSAQARRKYQEASKDKDRDKAKDKYVRSLWKLFAHHNRYVLGVRAAQLHHQHHHRLMLPGLLQSLQDLHQEMACILKEILQEYLEISSLVQDEVVAIHQEMAAAVAHIQPEAEYQGFLHQYGSTPDVPPCVTFDESLLEEAELLEPGELQLNELTVESVQHTLTSVTEELAVATETVLSRQEVVTQLQHELWTEEQTTHPRERVQLLGKKQVLQEALQGLQVALCSQAKLQAQQELLQAKLEQLGPGEPLPVLLLQDDRHSTSSSEQEREGGRTPTLEILKSHISGIFRPKFSLPPPLQLVPEVQKPLHEQLWYHGAIPRAEVAELLTHSGDFVVRESQGKQEYVLSVLWDGQPRHFIIQCADNLYRLEGDGFPSIPLLVDHLLRSQQPLTKKSGIILNRAVPKDKWALSHEDLVLGEQIGRGNFGEVFSGRLRADNTLVAVKSCRETLPPDLKAKFLQEARILKQYSHPNIVRLIGVCTQKQPIYIVMELVQGGDFLTFLRTEGARLRVKTLLQMVGDAAAGMEYLESKCCIHRDLAARNCLVTEKNVLKISDFGMSREEADGIYAASGGLRQVPVKWTAPEALNYGRYSSESDVWSFGILLWETFSLGASPYPNLSNQQTREFVEKGGRLPCPELCPDAVFRLMEQCWASEPGQRPSFSTIYQELQSIRKRHR; from the exons ATGGGCTTCTCTTCGGAGCTGTGCAGTCCCCAGGGCCACGGGGCAGTGCAGCAGATGCAGGAGGCCGAGCTTCGGCTGCTGGAGGGCATGAGGAAGTGGATGGCCCAGCGGGTCAAGAGTGACAGAGAATATGCTGGGCTGCTGCACCACATGTCACTGCAGGACAGCGGGGGCCAGAGCCGGGGCATCAGCCCCCAGAGCCCCATCAGTCAG ACCTGGGCAGAGATCACCAGCCAGACGGAGGGCCTGAGCCGGTTGCTGAGGCAGCACGCAGAAGATCTGAACTCAGGGCCGCTGAGCAAGCTGAGCCTGTTGATCCGGGAGCGGCAGCAGCTGCGCAAGACTTACAACGAGCAGTGGCAGCAGCTCCAGCAGGAGCTCACCAAG ACCCACAGCCAGGACATTGAGAAGCTGAAGAGCCAGTACCGAGCCCTGGCACGGGACAGTGCCCAGGCCCGACGCAAGTACCAGGAGGCCAGCAAAG ACAAAGACCGTGACAAAGCCAAGGACAAGTACGTGCGCAGCTTGTGGAAGCTCTTCGCTCACCACAACCGCTATGTGCTGGGCGTGCGGGCCGCACAGCtacaccaccagcaccaccaccggCTCATGCTGCCTGGCCTGCTCCAGTCCCTGCAGGACCTGCACCAGGAGATGGCATGCATCTT gaaggagatCCTGCAGGAATACCTGGAGATTAGCAGCCTGGTGCAGGACGAGGTGGTGGCCATTCACCAGGAGATGGCTGCAGCGGTTGCCCACATCCAGCCCGAGGCCGAGTACCAAGGCTTCCTGCACCAGTATGG GTCCACACCTGACGTCCCACCCTGTGTCACCTTTGATGAGTCGCTGCTTGAGGAGGCTGAACTGCTGGAGCCCGGGGAGCTGCAGCTGAACGAGCTGACTGTGGAAAGCGTGCAGCACAC GCTGACCTCAGTGACAGAAGAACTGGCCGTGGCCACTGAGACAGTGCTCAGCCGGCAGGAGGTGGTCACTCAGCTGCAGCACGAGCTCTGGACTGAGGAGCAGACCACCCACCCCCGGGAGCG GGTGCAGCTGCTGGGCAAGAAGCAGGTGCTGCAGGAGGCACTGCAGGGGCTGCAGGTAGCGCTGTGCAGCCAGGCCAAGCTGCAGGCCCAGCAGGAGCTGCTGCAGGCCAagctggagcagctgggccccggtGAGCCCCTGCCCGTGCTGCTGCTGCAGGACGACCGCCACTCCACCTCGTCCTCG GAGCAGGAGCGAGAAGGGGGAAGGACACCCACCCTGGAGATCCTTAAGAGCCACATCTCAGGAATCTTCCGCCCCAAGTTCTCG CTCCCCCCACCGCTGCAGCTCGTTCCAGAGGTGCAGAAGCCCCTGCATGAGCAGCTGTGGTACCATGGAGCCATCCCGCGGGCAGAGGTGGCTGAGCTGCTGACACATTCTGGGGACTTCGTGGTCCGGGAGAGCCAGGGCAAGCAGGAGTACGTGCTGTCTGTGCTGTGGGACGGCCAGCCTCGACACTTCATCATCCAGTGTGCTGAT AACCTCTACCGACTGGAAGGAGATGGCTTTCCCAGCATCCCCTTGCTCGTAGACCACCTGTTGCGCTCCCAGCAGCCCCTCACCAAGAAGAGCGGTATCATCCTGAACAGGGCTGTGCCCAAG gaCAAGTGGGCACTAAGCCACGAGGACCTGGTGTTGGGTGAGCAGATTGGGCGG GGGAACTTTGGCGAAGTATTCAGCGGACGCCTGAGAGCAGACAACACCCTGGTGGCCGTGAAATCTTGCCGCGAGACGCTCCCACCCGACCTCAAGGCCAAGTTTCTGCAGGAAGCGAG gatTCTGAAGCAGTACAGCCACCCCAACATCGTGCGTCTCATCGGCGTCTGCACCCAGAAGCAGCCCATCTACATCGTCATGGAGCTTGTGCAGG GGGGCGACTTCCTGACCTTCCTCCGGACAGAGGGAGCCCGCCTGAGGGTGAAGACTCTGCTGCAGATGGTAGGGGACGCGGCTGCGGGCATGGAGTATCTGGAGAGCAAGTGCTGCATCCACCG GGACCTGGCCGCTCGGAACTGCCTAGTGACAGAGAAGAATGTCCTGAAGATCAGTGACTTTGGGATGTCCCGGGAGGAAGCCGACGGGATCTACGCAGCCTCGGGGGGTCTCAGACAAGTTCCCGTGAAGTGGACCGCACCGGAGGCCCTGAACTACG GCCGCTACTCCTCTGAGAGCGACGTGTGGAGCTTTGGCATCTTGCTCTGGGAGACTTTCAGCCTGGGGGCCTCCCCCTACCCCAACCTCAGCAATCAGCAGACTCGGGAGTTTGTGGAAAAGG GGGGCCGCCTGCCTTGCCCCGAACTGTGCCCCGATGCTGTGTTCAGACTCATGGAGCAGTGCTGGGCCTCCGAGCCCGGGCAGCGACCCAGCTTCAGCACCATCTACCAGGAGCTGCAGAGCATCCGAAAGCGGCATCGGTGA
- the FES gene encoding tyrosine-protein kinase Fes/Fps isoform X2, with amino-acid sequence MGFSSELCSPQGHGAVQQMQEAELRLLEGMRKWMAQRVKSDREYAGLLHHMSLQDSGGQSRGISPQSPISQTWAEITSQTEGLSRLLRQHAEDLNSGPLSKLSLLIRERQQLRKTYNEQWQQLQQELTKTHSQDIEKLKSQYRALARDSAQARRKYQEASKDKDRDKAKDKYVRSLWKLFAHHNRYVLGVRAAQLHHQHHHRLMLPGLLQSLQDLHQEMACILKEILQEYLEISSLVQDEVVAIHQEMAAAVAHIQPEAEYQGFLHQYGSTPDVPPCVTFDESLLEEAELLEPGELQLNELTVESVQHTLTSVTEELAVATETVLSRQEVVTQLQHELWTEEQTTHPRERVQLLGKKQVLQEALQGLQVALCSQAKLQAQQELLQAKLEQLGPGEPLPVLLLQDDRHSTSSSEQEREGGRTPTLEILKSHISGIFRPKFSLPPPLQLVPEVQKPLHEQLWYHGAIPRAEVAELLTHSGDFVVRESQGKQEYVLSVLWDGQPRHFIIQCADNLYRLEGDGFPSIPLLVDHLLRSQQPLTKKSGIILNRAVPKGNFGEVFSGRLRADNTLVAVKSCRETLPPDLKAKFLQEARILKQYSHPNIVRLIGVCTQKQPIYIVMELVQGGDFLTFLRTEGARLRVKTLLQMVGDAAAGMEYLESKCCIHRDLAARNCLVTEKNVLKISDFGMSREEADGIYAASGGLRQVPVKWTAPEALNYGRYSSESDVWSFGILLWETFSLGASPYPNLSNQQTREFVEKGGRLPCPELCPDAVFRLMEQCWASEPGQRPSFSTIYQELQSIRKRHR; translated from the exons ATGGGCTTCTCTTCGGAGCTGTGCAGTCCCCAGGGCCACGGGGCAGTGCAGCAGATGCAGGAGGCCGAGCTTCGGCTGCTGGAGGGCATGAGGAAGTGGATGGCCCAGCGGGTCAAGAGTGACAGAGAATATGCTGGGCTGCTGCACCACATGTCACTGCAGGACAGCGGGGGCCAGAGCCGGGGCATCAGCCCCCAGAGCCCCATCAGTCAG ACCTGGGCAGAGATCACCAGCCAGACGGAGGGCCTGAGCCGGTTGCTGAGGCAGCACGCAGAAGATCTGAACTCAGGGCCGCTGAGCAAGCTGAGCCTGTTGATCCGGGAGCGGCAGCAGCTGCGCAAGACTTACAACGAGCAGTGGCAGCAGCTCCAGCAGGAGCTCACCAAG ACCCACAGCCAGGACATTGAGAAGCTGAAGAGCCAGTACCGAGCCCTGGCACGGGACAGTGCCCAGGCCCGACGCAAGTACCAGGAGGCCAGCAAAG ACAAAGACCGTGACAAAGCCAAGGACAAGTACGTGCGCAGCTTGTGGAAGCTCTTCGCTCACCACAACCGCTATGTGCTGGGCGTGCGGGCCGCACAGCtacaccaccagcaccaccaccggCTCATGCTGCCTGGCCTGCTCCAGTCCCTGCAGGACCTGCACCAGGAGATGGCATGCATCTT gaaggagatCCTGCAGGAATACCTGGAGATTAGCAGCCTGGTGCAGGACGAGGTGGTGGCCATTCACCAGGAGATGGCTGCAGCGGTTGCCCACATCCAGCCCGAGGCCGAGTACCAAGGCTTCCTGCACCAGTATGG GTCCACACCTGACGTCCCACCCTGTGTCACCTTTGATGAGTCGCTGCTTGAGGAGGCTGAACTGCTGGAGCCCGGGGAGCTGCAGCTGAACGAGCTGACTGTGGAAAGCGTGCAGCACAC GCTGACCTCAGTGACAGAAGAACTGGCCGTGGCCACTGAGACAGTGCTCAGCCGGCAGGAGGTGGTCACTCAGCTGCAGCACGAGCTCTGGACTGAGGAGCAGACCACCCACCCCCGGGAGCG GGTGCAGCTGCTGGGCAAGAAGCAGGTGCTGCAGGAGGCACTGCAGGGGCTGCAGGTAGCGCTGTGCAGCCAGGCCAAGCTGCAGGCCCAGCAGGAGCTGCTGCAGGCCAagctggagcagctgggccccggtGAGCCCCTGCCCGTGCTGCTGCTGCAGGACGACCGCCACTCCACCTCGTCCTCG GAGCAGGAGCGAGAAGGGGGAAGGACACCCACCCTGGAGATCCTTAAGAGCCACATCTCAGGAATCTTCCGCCCCAAGTTCTCG CTCCCCCCACCGCTGCAGCTCGTTCCAGAGGTGCAGAAGCCCCTGCATGAGCAGCTGTGGTACCATGGAGCCATCCCGCGGGCAGAGGTGGCTGAGCTGCTGACACATTCTGGGGACTTCGTGGTCCGGGAGAGCCAGGGCAAGCAGGAGTACGTGCTGTCTGTGCTGTGGGACGGCCAGCCTCGACACTTCATCATCCAGTGTGCTGAT AACCTCTACCGACTGGAAGGAGATGGCTTTCCCAGCATCCCCTTGCTCGTAGACCACCTGTTGCGCTCCCAGCAGCCCCTCACCAAGAAGAGCGGTATCATCCTGAACAGGGCTGTGCCCAAG GGGAACTTTGGCGAAGTATTCAGCGGACGCCTGAGAGCAGACAACACCCTGGTGGCCGTGAAATCTTGCCGCGAGACGCTCCCACCCGACCTCAAGGCCAAGTTTCTGCAGGAAGCGAG gatTCTGAAGCAGTACAGCCACCCCAACATCGTGCGTCTCATCGGCGTCTGCACCCAGAAGCAGCCCATCTACATCGTCATGGAGCTTGTGCAGG GGGGCGACTTCCTGACCTTCCTCCGGACAGAGGGAGCCCGCCTGAGGGTGAAGACTCTGCTGCAGATGGTAGGGGACGCGGCTGCGGGCATGGAGTATCTGGAGAGCAAGTGCTGCATCCACCG GGACCTGGCCGCTCGGAACTGCCTAGTGACAGAGAAGAATGTCCTGAAGATCAGTGACTTTGGGATGTCCCGGGAGGAAGCCGACGGGATCTACGCAGCCTCGGGGGGTCTCAGACAAGTTCCCGTGAAGTGGACCGCACCGGAGGCCCTGAACTACG GCCGCTACTCCTCTGAGAGCGACGTGTGGAGCTTTGGCATCTTGCTCTGGGAGACTTTCAGCCTGGGGGCCTCCCCCTACCCCAACCTCAGCAATCAGCAGACTCGGGAGTTTGTGGAAAAGG GGGGCCGCCTGCCTTGCCCCGAACTGTGCCCCGATGCTGTGTTCAGACTCATGGAGCAGTGCTGGGCCTCCGAGCCCGGGCAGCGACCCAGCTTCAGCACCATCTACCAGGAGCTGCAGAGCATCCGAAAGCGGCATCGGTGA